The genomic region GCTTTTTTCTTCCATAATGCTTCGGAGACAGTAAGGCCGAAACCTTCACGAATAGATTTTTGAATTACAATGGTTGCTTTTCTCTGGAAGGCATTAACCTCCAGACTACCAACGCCATCAAAATTTGTAAATACGAAAATATCTTCATCCATTCCTGCGTATCTTAATGTTTTCTCATAAAATTTCCAACCCTCAGGATCATCTGTTGCCATGGAACCTATTAACACAAGTTGAATATATGGAAAATCTCCCTTAACATTCCTATAAACATCTATAACTCCAAGAGGATCCTTCCATGGATCAAAGCGAGATACCTGAAGAAGGAAAGGTCTTTGGATATCCACACCAAATTTTTCAACAATCTTATCAACCACATCTTTTTCAAGAAATTTATTTTTTTGAGAAAATGGATCAATAGAGGGATAAATAATTAAGCTATTATTATCACATTTTAGACCTCTTGCAAACTCTTCTACACTGAAAATTACTCTTTCATAGAGTTTAATAAACTTACCCACAAAATTCCTTGCTCTTTGAGATGGAGAAGAAGTATCTATATGACATCTCCAAACAAATTTTTTAGTTTTTTTATTTAAAAATAGAGGAAGTGCCATGGGTTGAGGATCATGAATAACTATAATATCAAATTTCTCATTAAAGTTCTTTCCGTTGTTTTTGTTTATCAATAGATAGTAATCCTCTTCTTTAGAATTTATGCTTTCCTCTTCACCTTGAAGCATATTGTGAATCTTCTTGGTGATATTAAAAAATTTTCCGTCTCCCTCAATAACATACCAATGAATATCTATTCCCAAAGATCTTAATAGAGGGATTAAAGAGTAAAAAATTTCTGCTACGCCTCCACCAAAACTTGTAGAATTTATAAAAGCAACTCTCAAACCTCTCAATTCCCTTGAAATAAAATCAATTTTCTCCCTCTCATTCTCTAAATACCCCTCATATTTCTTAAAATCAACTTCAGACAATTTAATTTCTCTCATCCATTCATTCCCACCTCATTATAGAACAAATTCCTTCCTGTGTCTATATCAAATAGATGAATCCTAAAAGGATTCAAATAGATAGGCACCACATCATCCATTTCTGCTTTTGTCTCTGAAGAAGTTTTAACAACAAGTGGATTATCCAAACCAATATTAAAGTAAAGATTTGTTTCACTTCCCAGGTCTTCCTTAAATAAAAGAGGGAAAGAACCAAGCAGAACAAAGGAATCTCTATCTAAAAATTTCTCCTCTCTCAAATCTTCAGGTCTTATTCCAAGAATAACCTTTCTATTTATTGGTATCCTCTTCGTCTTTGCTTTTAACTCGGATGGAATTTCTATCTTTGTATTTAACAATTTCAACTGAATTTTCCCATCCTCTTGAAATACCTCAGCAGGAATAAAGTTCATTGGAGGAGTTCCAATAAAACCTGCAACGAATTTAGTCTTTGGATACATGTATACATTCTCTGGAGTATCAAACTGTTCTAACTTCCCATTGTTAATTATTGCAACTCTCTGCCCTAATGTCATAGCTTCAACTTGATCATGCGTAACATAAATGGTTGTGGTTCCAAGTTTCTTGTGAAGTTTTAAAAGCTCTGCTCTTGTCTGAACTCTCAACTTAGCATCAAGATTTGATAGAGGCTCATCCATAAGATAAACATCTGGATTTCTCACAATAGCTCTGGCAAGTGCAACTCTCTGTCTTTGACCTCCTGAAAGTTGTCTCGGTTTACGATTCAAAAATTTATCAATTTGAAGCATCTCCGCCACTCTTCTAACCCTTTTCTCTATTTCATCCTTTGGTACATGTTTTAACCTCAAACTAAAAGCTATATTCTCAAAAACACTCATGTGCGGATAAAGAGCATAACTTTGGAAAACCATAGCCACATTTCTATCCTTTGGTGCAAGATCGTTAACAACTCTGTCCCCTATATATATCTCCCCGCTTGTAACTTCTTCTAAACCTGCTATAAGTCTTAATGTTGTTGTTTTTCCACAACCAGATGGGCCCAATAAGACGACAAATTCTCCATCTTTTAAAGATAAATTTATATTATCCACCGCCACTACTTTACCAAATCTTTTAGTTACATTTCTCAAAATAACTCTTGCCATTTCACTCCCTCTTCTATTTACCCTTCTAAAGGATTATACCACAATTTCATCAATTCCTTCTATCTCCCTTACGCTGCTCTCTCCATTTTTCATCTCAACATAGAATATCTTATCTCCTGCCTCCATGAGGATTCTATCATGGGTTATAAGTATTATCTGTCTTTTTAATACTTCACTTACTTTTCTTAAGAATTCCACCATTGCCCTTTTACTTTTCTCATCAAGAAATGTGAGAGGTTCATCAAGAATTAGAGGACCTTCAAGTCTTGGATTTATACTCTTTTCAAGAATGCTTATCCTTAAGGCAAGAGATATAATCTGAGATACACTTCCACCATGTATATCTAAAGGATTTCCCTCAAAAATTAGGTTCTCACTTAAATTTTTTACAACAAACCTTGCTGTATTTCTATTTCTTTTATCCTCCAGTTCTATTCTAAAGCTAAGATCCTTATATATTGGCTCAAGTGCCTTATTCACCAATCTTTCAATGCCACTCATTGTCTCCCGTCTCAACTTTTCATATGCCAATTCAAGCACTCTCTTTGCCTGAACATATATCTTTCTTTTATTCTGCAAATCGTCAATCAAATTCTCTTTTACCTTTATCTCTTTCTCTATTCTCCGT from Caldisericia bacterium harbors:
- a CDS encoding glycosyltransferase; translation: MKLSEVDFKKYEGYLENEREKIDFISRELRGLRVAFINSTSFGGGVAEIFYSLIPLLRSLGIDIHWYVIEGDGKFFNITKKIHNMLQGEEESINSKEEDYYLLINKNNGKNFNEKFDIIVIHDPQPMALPLFLNKKTKKFVWRCHIDTSSPSQRARNFVGKFIKLYERVIFSVEEFARGLKCDNNSLIIYPSIDPFSQKNKFLEKDVVDKIVEKFGVDIQRPFLLQVSRFDPWKDPLGVIDVYRNVKGDFPYIQLVLIGSMATDDPEGWKFYEKTLRYAGMDEDIFVFTNFDGVGSLEVNAFQRKATIVIQKSIREGFGLTVSEALWKKKAVIGGNTGGIKVQIKDGENGFLVSSKVETEERVKELLLNSEEREEFGKNGHAVVRKKFLTTRHALDYLKLFKSLAVS
- a CDS encoding ABC transporter ATP-binding protein, producing MARVILRNVTKRFGKVVAVDNINLSLKDGEFVVLLGPSGCGKTTTLRLIAGLEEVTSGEIYIGDRVVNDLAPKDRNVAMVFQSYALYPHMSVFENIAFSLRLKHVPKDEIEKRVRRVAEMLQIDKFLNRKPRQLSGGQRQRVALARAIVRNPDVYLMDEPLSNLDAKLRVQTRAELLKLHKKLGTTTIYVTHDQVEAMTLGQRVAIINNGKLEQFDTPENVYMYPKTKFVAGFIGTPPMNFIPAEVFQEDGKIQLKLLNTKIEIPSELKAKTKRIPINRKVILGIRPEDLREEKFLDRDSFVLLGSFPLLFKEDLGSETNLYFNIGLDNPLVVKTSSETKAEMDDVVPIYLNPFRIHLFDIDTGRNLFYNEVGMNG